Below is a genomic region from Doryrhamphus excisus isolate RoL2022-K1 chromosome 16, RoL_Dexc_1.0, whole genome shotgun sequence.
tttgtgatgtttttaaaatgtgaaacATTAAATTAGTCAAAAACTCTATTCAGGTGGATGACACTTTCTTTGAATATTATTTGTcagtaaatacagtttttgctACAGAATTAACAAATGCATGACGTTTTTATGTTTAAAGCCAGCGAGCTACAGTCCATGCAGGTGGAATGTAATGGCCTGCAGAAGGAGTGTTCCATTCTGCGATCTGAAAAACAGGAAATAGTGAACAAGCATCAGAAAGAAAAGGGCAGTCTGCAAAGTGAATGCACATCCCTCAGGGCAGAGAAAGAGGAACTGCTTAAAACCCATCAGAATGAGAAGGGCCACTTGCAGCAAGAAAGTGCAGCACTGCGTGCCAGAAACGAGGCAATGCAGCAGAAACAACAACAGTTGGAGAAAGACCTTGTCAGGTTAGTGCACTGGTGAACATTTGGTAGATTTTGCTACAAAATGTTGTGCATTATTATCGTTGATAAGATGAGCAATTTCATGATCTGTGCTTGACCTTTGTGTTAAAGTTGAAAAATTCCAACATTCTCAGACCATATATTTGCATCCTTTTGCATCGACACCACATCAGAAAATCAATAAGCGCATATTTTAAAGCAGTTCATATTGTCATAAGTTCTCCAGAGTCACAAAAATGTTTCATCACATGCTCAACTGTCTCATTTGTTTGATTTATGCTCATAAATCATGCAAAGAGTGTAGTTTGAATTTCATACAAACTTACATCAAAGCAACATACAAGCTGACAACACGACTTGCAAGTAGTCAAtctgagacaaccttttgatggtttaagtaccTTTTCATATGCAGCCATCCAGAGAACTACCTCACCCGTGGTGCCAAACAAAAGTCAACAAATATGTGACAATTTCCCACTACCCGCTGTACTGTATGGGAAGTACTTTTTCACATACTTTTCAATagtcaatgttttattgttcatagctCATGTTGTATACCACACATCCTTCATTCATGTATAttccttaaaaataataataataatttcaagtgGACTGTTGCCTCCACGgagaattttgttaactcacCGTGGCTCGCCAgtccatagtttgcccacccagtTTATACTTATGACCCTCTACCTGTTTTGATTTTGTTGTGCTAGTTCACAAGCCCAGAATGCAGAGCTGAGCAACAGCGTTAAAGTTCTTCAGAGATCTCAGCAGGAGCTGGAAAAGAAGTTAGAAGCGTTGGAGCGCCAGTACCAGCAGGATAGTAGCCAACTGCAAACCCAACTGAGTGAGGCCAATAGCTGCAGGGAGATACTGCAGACAGAGGTAtgcttatactgtatgttattttCTGATCATATATGGAATAGTTACAAAATATTTATGCTAAAAATTTATATTCATCTTTAAAACAGCATATTTATCTTCTTGTTCTGTCAAACTCAAATGTGTCAGAGTCAATGCCACGAGGATTGCAACTTCTAAGATGCTTCTTTACTTGGCAACTGCAGATACTGTATTcaaatatttatgatttttctTTTAGGCTAGGCTCTGCAAGTTCTTTTTCGAGACTTGCCTAGTTTTATGACTCAGCTTTTGTAAAAGATTCCTTAGGTTCATgaataagaatacatttagGAGCATTCTAATGATTGCACATTTAAAtacaattactattattatggtCAAACTGTATAAATCAAACATTGTAATTGTATGAAATTAATGCGCAAAATTGTCCATAATGTGAAACTGCATTATTTTAGTGTCTTAGGAAAACTTCAGAGAAACACAAACCATGACCCCATCACTCTTTATGAGTTAAATTATCATAGCCAATCAGCTTAATGATGAAGCTAGCTTGGCCTTGGCTGACGTTCGTGCTAACAACCCTTGCATCTACCAATGATGACACCGTAGATGAAGAATGGCTGATTCATAGCTATGTCGGTCCCGAAAAGAATTCATGAAGTGACGTAGCGGCTTTTCCAACATACATTTGTTGTCAACCAAACTGTTTTGCCATTTATTATCAAACTACGAATACCCTGACAACCAGTGATTGTGAAATGAAAAACTCTCGCAAGTAAACGATGTAACGCTATGTTTGCTGATCCAAACAAACAGGCCCGACTTGTTCTGTCATCACCTGGGCAGTGACATAATACCATTAGTCACGTTTCATGGCAGGTTTAGCAGGCTGTATGATCCACTGGCTTCTCACAGGAGGGGCAGAGTTTACCAACGGAAGACTAGGACACACAATTTTTGTGTTGTGCTTTCAGTGATTGAAAGGTAGCATGAGCCTCCCATCTTCTCATCAGCCATGTATTTTAACCTACACTGTTGTTCAGGAGTAATGAGTTCCTTTTGCAGCTCCTCAGTGACCTTTCTTGAACAATCACCACAACATTCTAGCCAAGTTAACTTCTCCTTTAAactttaagaagccaaaaaacttaccacttccacacatactgggaggagaacttttttttcactctatcatgttggacatgccattgctgacttcatgcagtgttaaggtaatgtaatgtaaggttaTGTCTCGATGTTCTGTGTCATTTCTACCTCCCAgtcaccagaatactacacatcacttgtatttcaatatgttttgagtAATAATAGATCATATTCTACCACAAAACCATGGTTTATTAtttgatttctgacaaaaaaggtAATACTGTAGATGTAATGATACTTACTTGATACAGTATGAAGAGACCAAGGCTGAGCTCTCGGACCTAAAGGAAGAATATGAGAAGGTTGAGCAGGAGAAACAATCACTTGCCAATGAACTGGAGGAGTGCAAAGCCAACATGAGCGAACTTCAAGAGAGAGGAACAACGGTAAGTGTTGCTTTTTCTTGCACACAAATTCTAATCATCATAAAAGGGAGGAACCGTGATTGCCAAGCAGATGTACTGCAGTTATTCAGTTTTTTGCGACAAACGTGAAACATTTGTTAATTTGGTCAATTGCCACAAAAGTGTATAATTTGTATTTCTTTGACTCACTTAAAATCTCCGCACCATTCTCCTCATCTGCTGTGTTTTATTGTTGCTTTTCAGCGTTGACTGTGTGAAGGAATTAAAAACAGACTACTTGTGTAGGGTCTATTAATAAAGCTAAGTCCTGCTATAGttgattattataatatcacTTCCCTTCTGTAGACGTCCCTAAAGCTGCCTGTTCAAGCCATAGTCATCTGCCTTGTCCTGGCTTTGCTGTTATGGTGCTTCGGCGCATTGTGGTAGTAAGGTACACAACAATATGCATCATTTCATCAGTGTCCTCGAGATCACTGCATGGCTTACTAAGATTTTCCCCAGAATGCCTTTCTTTGGGGATGCAAACATaacattaataacaataactaaAGGCAGCAATCTAACCCCTCAAATTATTGAGCTTCAACATCTGACATTTGTTTATTATGTCTGGACACTAATGCAAATTAGTGAATTTGGATGAGAGCATCTCTATCTTAGAAGCTATTTTTCTATGTTTGGCATTCTCTCTTTGCACTGCCTTGGTCTCTTTCCTTTGAATCTTCTGCCATGTTTTGGTTGGAAGGTTTCACATGGTCATGTTTCCATTTTTGTGCCACCGCTTGTTTCAGAAGCCGTGGATGATCTGGGGGCCTGTGGTGGCCGTGGCTCTAACAGCTGTGACTGCTGCTGCGCTCTTCAAGACCTGAGGACGGTACACGGCTCACACTTACACACTAACACGTGCGCACGCAGTGAATCCTTCGTCGTCATAAGATTGAGACGCACACTGAAACTGACGAGCATCACAAATGCTATTATCTGCACTAATTAATTAGGAGAAGTCATACGTAACACTGTTTTAAATGTCTCGGAGCCTTCATTTCAAAtgacagatcattaaaaaaaagaatgttgtGTGTTGGTACATGAGGGAAATATTTTCGGGccctttttttttgactgataaGCCGTAGAGTGTCaattaatgaatgtaaatgCTGTCCACACactaattgtatttatatataggtATAATAATAGTTTGGATGGCTTGTTTGAGGTTTCCCCATTATATCATGTGTAGTTTGTCATCATTATAAATGTCGCATTGTCAATAAAGTGATCTAATTGAGTGCTTGTGGAGTGTCTTAAATAGCTTAGCACTATACGTACATATCATCAGTAGGTAGAGCTCAGATTGAAGTGTTATGTAGCCTGTGTAATGCCTTTTCAATGGCTGTGCAAAGTTGCCGGATATCAGCAGGAACCGGAAAACGCTTGTAGTGAGGTTCATGACTGGTGAAACACTGACTCCTTTGGGGTTAATACAGGCTGGCcattaaaaggaaaacaaaaaaatagactAATTCATTAGTTAAAAAATGGAGTCACATGAACTCTTGAGTTAATGCAACATCTGTGGTGATATGAATGAAGCCTTGCAGGGAAATTACAGGGCTGTGCACACAGCAGGCGTCTCTTAACTGCAGCTTTGCAGAAGGGGAAGCTGAACATTTCCCAACACAGAGAGACGTGCCTTGCTCAATTTTCACAATgccctgtgatgtcatcactgaCCAAGTGtggatgactttttttcaagGGACCTATTACACTCAGTTTTGACCcattgtattgacttgtggactcctacagagcagctaaacctgcacaaaaagctttctagatcttccagaatctgcacctattccagctatatttccttggatttccaaaattcattaattcattcattttctaccgctttttcctcacgagggtcgcgggggttgctggagcctatcccagctgtctttgggcgagaggcggggtacaccctggactggtggccagccaatcacagggcacatatagacaaacaaccattcacactcacattcatacctatggacaatttggagtcgctaattaacctagcatgttttttggaatgtgggaggaaaccggagtacccggagaaaacccacgcatgcacggggagaacatgcaaactccacacagagatggccgagggtggaattgaaccctggtctcctagctgtgaggtctgcgcgctaaccactcgaccgccgtgcagcccggatttccaaaatggtctgttttaatttgttcaaCCCAACGGCACGTCATGCTGCTGTAATTAGTCAAACTCAGCACATAGAGCAAATAGCTTGcatccgggcatgcccatataaggaagtccgactCTCTGAATCGAGCATTCAAAGGCTATCCAAAACTTCTTTTAAtgcgcaaatctcattatctgaaacttaggcatcgtttaacatgagaatccaacattctaactacatttataggtcagaaacgtggaaaaagcataataggtcccctttaaagtcgCTCACCGTGTTGCCAAGCTGGCTGCATTTGAATGATCTCCGTCAAGATGTGGAAAAGACTGGTAATATTGTCTATACAAAGccaaatactgtataaacacAATTCCCAGGCCTCTATCCATTTGTTCTGCTCCAATTTGTTCTGTATGTAGGTCATCAGCAGAGGTCCAAGGTTGCAGTACAATGCTAACCATGCATGGCATCAGATCGGTTTGCAGTGCAATCACCGGTTCTGTATAGCTTGAATCCGGTCATCTATTAATTCTATTGTATATCTGTGTCACATActggttttatttattaaccGGATGCACTGAGAAGAGTCGATGTGGTTGTACATGTTATGTAGTTTAAATACAACATAATGCAAGTGGCTTCTCATCacacttttctgttttttttcctagttttttttcaagttctgTGGTCTTGTTATAATATTTACAGCTGGTTGCACATCAGTTTAGGGACTGAAATAGTGCCTCCCTGACGTCAACAAATTATAAACACACAGTTTGCCTCTCTTATGACACCCAGTGGTACAGTTTGTATTTGAAGTCTGAGGTATACAGGTACTTCATCGATTACAGATGTTGTTAAGCACTACTAACAATGCAATGTCATGCATATTTCTTCTTTTGGTATTGttgagttgtatttttttaattgacatcCATGAGCCGGTACGTTCACTTTAAAAGAATCTAGTGGCCCAGATCCCCCCTCTGTGATGATTATTGATCAGTGAGTTTATCCAGAGCCAGTATCATCTGATGGGACTGACTGGACACCACAAtcgcaatgtttttttttttttaacatttaaatgtattaatattggaataatttaaagtttacGAGACGGACTTTTAGGAACACATTTTAAAGATAACCCAAAGACTCGGAGCCATCAAATCAACTGAATAGTGAGTAGCCTACTTTTTATATAATAACACATTAAACCAGTATTGCATCTTTTATTGCAAACTTTTTGATCATTTATtgcttcctgtatttttttttctgtttcagaCATTGTATGAACGATCAGGACAGTAAGTTAGTCTACCCCTTTTTAACTCCTCTTGTAATAACTGACGTGTATAATCACTGTGTTTACGCAGGCAAGTTATGGCAGCAGAATTAGACGTTGTGAATCTGTTTATAATTGCTGGGGGAACGCTGGCTATTCCTATTTTGGCAtttcttgcttccttccttctgtgGCCGTCGATGCTGATTAAAGTCTACTACTGGTAAGTTTGGtaaatgctcatttttggtAAATGTAGTATGTGAGTCCTCTCAACAAAACCCACGCAATGACTTTGCCTTCTGAATATTCATGATGAGATGCAAATTGAAGGAATTGCTGACATTGACTGCTCCTGTGCAGGTACTGGAGGAGGACTTTGGGTCTCCAGGTTCACTATACGGACTGTGGTGGCTATCGCTTCTGTTACTCCAGCAGAGGAAAGCCCGGGTTGAGACCTTCGATTCTAATGCTGCACGGCTTCTCTGCTCACAAAGATACTTGGCTCACAGTTGTCAAGGTTAGCACAAGTGCATCCGTGAATACATCATAGCGTTTTGGAGGTAGCAATCGCTTCAGGATTATGTAGAAAATACTTACAGTAAATTAGGaatgccctggactggtctgcaGCATACTGGAGGACAGGGCCATCAAACTTAGTTGTTTTGGGGCCAGAGGTACTGGGCTTCTCTTGTCACTATTGTAAAAATAACCCTCATAACAATCATCATAAAGTAgaaatactaaagaaaaatctaattttgaaagttgtattattatgaaaatgaatgaaattatgttgcagaaaaagttataatgatgtgagtgtgaatggttgtttgtctatatgtgccctgtgattgacaagGTCAAAATTAGggaataaatcataattatgagaagaacattttgaaaagtaggaatagttgaaaaataaacagcagaaatgcaaaacacagcaaaatcAAGTACAAATATTAggacaaaaaagtattttttttacaaaaataaacttgtaatatgtgaaaaataatgtcattttagtaggataaggttgaaatattgaagaaaaaatatatattttttaagtcagaatattatgagaaatattttcattaattttctacccagctgtctttgggcgagaggcggggtacacactggactggtggccagccaatcacagggcacatatagacaaacaaccattcacactcacattcatacctatggacaattcgtggtggccaattaatctagcatgtttttggaatgttgagGGGAAACCCACTAGAACATGCAagctacacacagagatgcccgagcagggaatcaaacccaggtctcctagctgtttggcctgcatgctaattgTGCCGCCTCTAACATCCAATATATTAATTCTAAACTTAATAAAGAGTTTCAAACGAAGtggagaataaagacaaaaacaaagaagtaaaagttttaccacttccacacggaatgtgaCAAGAACAACTTTTCACTCTGTGGACATGCAGTGAGATGGTAATGTAATgaaatgtcatgtctcatcaatgttttgtgtcattactgacccctagtggccAATACACGACAGAAAACTtgcatttctatatttttttgtcaaccacaaaacagcaatcatttattaaaaagtaatttttgaACGCTTAGAGTGAGAGAACAATATTCAAACTGGGATGCAACATCTTGGGGCCTCCCTTACTccctaaaaatgttattttctacaGCATATTTTGTGGACATCTGGAAATAAtacagtttttctttatttttacaagCTTTCACCTCTTTCTTTGACAGCTCCGACCATATACTTTGTTTCTTTTATGATGTAGCGTTGCCACATTCTGAACCTGCAAGTAAAATCCAGTTTGTCTTGCAAGTATGCATTCATCTTCCTGAGCTGCGTTCTGTGTCTGTGTTCAGTATCTACCCAAACATCTGCACATTGTATGTGTGGACATGCCAGGCCATGAGGGCACGACACGCACCAACACAGAGGATTATTCCATTCTCGGACAAGTCCGAAGGATTCATCAGGTACATGATGAAGCTATACACACGTGGTGATCATTTGCACTCCAACTTTGATACTTTCCTCTTTTTAGTTTGTGGAAAACCTTCGCTTAAATCGCAAACCTTTCCATGTGATTGGGACCTCCATGGGTGGAAATGTAGCCGGGGTGTATGCCGCCATCTATTCCTCTGAAATATGTAGCATGACTCTCATATGCCCAGACGGttagtgcttgtgtgtgtgtgtgtgtgtgcatgtgtgtattttctataAACTAAACATGtacaatacatatttttgtttgatgAAACACCCATGATGGCAATTTTATCCTGAAGGTATCAAACACCCATCCGAGACCAAATTCGACAACCATCTGCAAGACCTAGAACGCAGTAATTTCACACTGAACATCCCACTGATCCCAACTACACCCGAGGAGATGGAGGACATGTTTAAACTGTGTTCACATGTTCGCTTCAAAATCCCTCAGCAGGTCAGGTTCAATATAAAAGGTAAATATTAAAAAGGTATAATATTACcttattactaatattactcTATTCATGTTGTTTAGATTCTTCAAGGACTAGTGGATGTCCGACAGCCCCACAATTCGTTTTATGAGGAAGGTAGGTTTCAAGCCCATTACAGCCCgtgaatgacatcatcacatttgtgaaaatgtttattttttttttacatttttcaaatatttctacATTCTTCTTAAATAGTCGGTGTACATTTTCTTTCCGTAATATTAtgacccataatattttgacttagttttatttaatatcataatattttacccagcctttattttgttttgttttgagtggttagcatgcaggcctcacagctaagagacccgagttaaattccaccctcggccatctctgtgtggagtttgcatgttctccccgtgcatgcgtgggttttctccgggtactccggtttcctcccacattccaaaaacatgctaggttaattggccactccaaattgtccataggtatgaatgtgagtgtgaatggttgtttgtctatatgtgccctgtgattggctggccaccagtccagggtgtaccccgcctcttgcccgaagacagctgggaagaaaattaatgaaaatatttctcataatattctatatttttcttcaatatttcaaccctattctactaaaattacacACATCACATAAAATtccaagtttatttttgtaaaaattttacttttttgtcctaatatttgtacttaattctgctgtgttttgcatttctgctgtttatttttcaactattcctacttttcaaaatgttcttctcataattatgatttattccCTAATTTTGACCTTGTCATAACGTtgtaactttcattcattcattcattttgtaccgcttatcctaacaagggttgcgggagtgctggagcctatcccagctgtcttcaggcgagaggcggggtacacccaggactggtggccagccaatcacagggcacatatagacaaacaaccattcacactcacctaattagaattttttctgcaacataattttattcattttcacattaattcaactttttaaaatatcatttttctttaatatttcaactttatgatgattattatgaggGTTATTTTTACAATAGTGACAAGAGAAGCCCAGCAGCTCTGGCCCCAAAACAACTGAGTTTGATAGCCCTGTCCTCCAGTATGTTAGTCATGCATAGAACACAGAcagtaattgtattttatttttaacagtgttCATGGAGATTGTGGATGAGAAATCCAGATATGCCTTACAGGAACACTTGCATCTCATCACTGCACCTTTACAGGTTATATGGGGCAAACAGGACCAGGTAAAATCCAGTCATTTGAAAGCCAACATGAATTTGTGTGTACTTTATGCTCACGAGTACAAGACAAAGCATAATATTAACCAACTTGTTTCAATTCTGGGTGGTGGATGTGTCTGGAGCCGCAGTCATTGCAGACATCTTGCCTGCATGCAGAGTGGACCTGCTGGAGAACTGCGGCCACTCTGTGGTGATGGAGAGGCCTTGTC
It encodes:
- the slmapb gene encoding sarcolemma associated protein b isoform X1, whose translation is MEEKSDPLNNISLIKDDLSRSNMGSSSDYEKTIQRLNDELREAQERANTERHKCMELEGVLNKERKDNKQQADESAKQIKLLQGQVRKLQGEIDVSSSLCDELQSAQDEVKSLKHNLEAATVERDREVGAIEFNLATVSKDLDKWRQTASKYERKIEDLQQDLQQQGKQWQKTAEIQASELQSMQVECNGLQKECSILRSEKQEIVNKHQKEKGSLQSECTSLRAEKEELLKTHQNEKGHLQQESAALRARNEAMQQKQQQLEKDLVSSQAQNAELSNSVKVLQRSQQELEKKLEALERQYQQDSSQLQTQLSEANSCREILQTEYEETKAELSDLKEEYEKVEQEKQSLANELEECKANMSELQERGTTTSLKLPVQAIVICLVLALLLWCFGALW
- the slmapb gene encoding sarcolemma associated protein b isoform X2, with product MEEKSDPLNNISLIKDDLSRSNMGSSSDYEKTIQRLNDELREAQERANTERHKCMELEGVLNKERKDNKQQADESAKQIKLLQGQVRKLQGEIDVSSSLCDELQSAQDEVKSLKHNLEAATVERDREVGAIEFNLATVSKDLDKWRQTASKYERKIEDLQQDLQQQGKQWQKTAEIQASELQSMQVECNGLQKECSILRSEKQEIVNKHQKEKGSLQSECTSLRAEKEELLKTHQNEKGHLQQESAALRARNEAMQQKQQQLEKDLVSSQAQNAELSNSVKVLQRSQQELEKKLEALERQYQQDSSQLQTQLSEANSCREILQTEYEETKAELSDLKEEYEKVEQEKQSLANELEECKANMSELQERGTTKPWMIWGPVVAVALTAVTAAALFKT
- the abhd6b gene encoding monoacylglycerol lipase ABHD6b isoform X1, whose protein sequence is MAAELDVVNLFIIAGGTLAIPILAFLASFLLWPSMLIKVYYWYWRRTLGLQVHYTDCGGYRFCYSSRGKPGLRPSILMLHGFSAHKDTWLTVVKYLPKHLHIVCVDMPGHEGTTRTNTEDYSILGQVRRIHQFVENLRLNRKPFHVIGTSMGGNVAGVYAAIYSSEICSMTLICPDGIKHPSETKFDNHLQDLERSNFTLNIPLIPTTPEEMEDMFKLCSHVRFKIPQQILQGLVDVRQPHNSFYEEVFMEIVDEKSRYALQEHLHLITAPLQVIWGKQDQVKSSHLKANMNLCVLYAHEYKTKHNINQLVSILGGGCVWSRSHCRHLACMQSGPAGELRPLCGDGEALSHSQTHPGVHYIAARCKRWHEEIILK
- the abhd6b gene encoding monoacylglycerol lipase ABHD6b isoform X2; amino-acid sequence: MAAELDVVNLFIIAGGTLAIPILAFLASFLLWPSMLIKVYYWYWRRTLGLQVHYTDCGGYRFCYSSRGKPGLRPSILMLHGFSAHKDTWLTVVKYLPKHLHIVCVDMPGHEGTTRTNTEDYSILGQVRRIHQFVENLRLNRKPFHVIGTSMGGNVAGVYAAIYSSEICSMTLICPDGIKHPSETKFDNHLQDLERSNFTLNIPLIPTTPEEMEDMFKLCSHVRFKIPQQILQGLVDVRQPHNSFYEEVFMEIVDEKSRYALQEHLHLITAPLQVIWGKQDQVVDVSGAAVIADILPACRVDLLENCGHSVVMERPCRTAKLILEFIILQQDARGGMKKSS